Proteins found in one Microbacterium sp. SSM24 genomic segment:
- a CDS encoding ABC transporter ATP-binding protein, with translation MTVLEFDAVTKVYAVRGAGEMKALDDVSFTLRSGQTIGLVGQSGSGKSTIAKILTQLETPTSGEVRLDGEPLPRRGKALRAYRQQLRMVFQDPFASLNPYHSIRYAIQRPLQLDEVVPKDQLDHEVRRLLDRVRLDADAVIDRRPHELSGGQRQRVAIARALASRPRLLVADEPVSMLDVSIRLGVLNLLADLQREEGLGVLYITHDLATARHFSDEILVLNQGRVVERGTADDVILRPQSPYTQELRAASPDPDTYFAHAAGILGGEK, from the coding sequence ATGACCGTCCTCGAGTTCGACGCCGTCACCAAGGTGTACGCCGTGCGCGGCGCCGGTGAGATGAAGGCCCTCGACGATGTGAGCTTCACGCTCCGCTCGGGTCAGACCATCGGCCTCGTCGGCCAGTCCGGCAGCGGCAAGTCGACGATCGCGAAGATCCTCACGCAGCTCGAGACGCCGACGAGCGGCGAGGTGCGCCTCGACGGCGAGCCGCTCCCCCGCCGCGGGAAGGCGCTGCGCGCGTATCGCCAGCAGCTGCGCATGGTGTTCCAGGACCCGTTCGCATCGCTGAACCCCTACCACTCGATCCGCTACGCGATCCAGCGCCCGCTCCAGCTCGACGAGGTGGTCCCCAAGGACCAGCTCGATCACGAGGTGCGCCGCCTGCTCGACCGCGTGCGGCTCGACGCCGACGCGGTGATCGACCGTCGCCCGCACGAGCTGTCGGGCGGCCAGCGCCAGCGCGTCGCGATCGCCCGCGCCCTGGCATCCCGTCCCCGCCTGCTCGTCGCCGACGAGCCCGTCTCGATGCTCGACGTGTCGATCCGCCTCGGGGTGCTCAACCTGCTCGCCGATCTGCAGCGCGAGGAAGGACTCGGCGTGCTGTACATCACGCACGATCTCGCCACGGCGCGCCACTTCAGCGACGAGATCCTGGTGCTCAACCAGGGAAGGGTCGTCGAACGCGGAACCGCCGACGACGTGATCCTGCGCCCGCAGAGCCCGTACACGCAGGAGCTGCGCGCGGCATCCCCTGATCCCGATACCTACTTCGCGCACGCCGCGGGCATTCTCGGAGGTGAGAAGTGA
- a CDS encoding ABC transporter permease: MSAVAPQLPAPDFDAIEAGTTATGAVKGRARVPWRFLGNRVLFYLFTLWAAITINFFLPRLMKGDAVTAYLARNRNVSPEAAEALRALLGLDTDKSLWQQYLDYWGLLLRGDLGISLLHGMRPVTEVVGQSLIWTVCLVGFATLVAFAIGTIGGAIVGWRRGSRLDALIPITTFLSTIPYFWLGLLAISIFSVTLGWFPIGKAYGVGVVPEWSWEFIGDVLHHGFLPAATIIIASLGGWMLGMRNMMLTVLDEDYVTVAQAKGMPNSRVLWRYAARNAVLPQIQSFALALGFIVGGTIVMEMVFSYPGVGKLLLDATNAKDYALMQGVFLVLTISVLLANLLADVAYGFLDPRTRQTEA, encoded by the coding sequence GTGAGCGCCGTCGCCCCCCAGCTCCCGGCCCCGGACTTCGACGCGATCGAGGCGGGCACCACCGCGACCGGCGCCGTCAAGGGCCGCGCGCGCGTCCCGTGGCGCTTCCTCGGCAACCGCGTGCTGTTCTACCTGTTCACGCTGTGGGCGGCCATCACGATCAACTTCTTCCTGCCGCGGCTGATGAAGGGCGACGCGGTGACCGCGTACCTCGCCCGCAACCGGAACGTCTCTCCCGAGGCCGCTGAAGCGCTGCGTGCCCTTCTCGGCCTCGACACCGACAAGTCCCTGTGGCAGCAGTACCTCGACTACTGGGGCCTGCTGCTGCGCGGCGACCTCGGGATCTCGCTGCTGCACGGCATGCGCCCGGTCACCGAGGTCGTCGGCCAATCGCTGATCTGGACCGTGTGCCTCGTCGGCTTCGCGACGCTCGTCGCCTTCGCGATCGGCACCATCGGCGGCGCGATCGTCGGATGGCGCCGCGGCAGTCGGCTCGACGCGCTCATCCCGATCACGACGTTCCTGAGCACGATCCCCTACTTCTGGCTCGGGCTGCTCGCGATCTCCATCTTCTCTGTGACGCTCGGCTGGTTCCCCATAGGCAAGGCGTACGGCGTCGGAGTGGTGCCGGAGTGGTCGTGGGAGTTCATCGGAGACGTCCTCCATCACGGCTTCCTTCCCGCGGCGACCATCATCATCGCGTCACTGGGCGGGTGGATGCTGGGCATGCGCAACATGATGCTCACGGTGCTCGACGAGGACTACGTCACGGTCGCCCAGGCCAAGGGGATGCCGAACAGCCGCGTGCTGTGGCGCTACGCCGCGCGCAATGCCGTGCTCCCCCAGATCCAGAGCTTCGCTCTCGCGCTCGGCTTCATCGTCGGCGGCACGATCGTGATGGAGATGGTGTTCAGCTATCCGGGCGTCGGCAAGCTGCTGCTCGACGCCACGAACGCGAAGGACTACGCCCTGATGCAGGGGGTGTTCCTCGTGCTCACCATCTCGGTGCTGCTGGCGAACCTCCTGGCCGACGTCGCCTACGGATTCCTCGACCCGCGCACGCGCCAGACGGAGGCCTGA
- a CDS encoding ABC transporter permease has translation MDTIVNDTTSQRSANAPATATVRTPGTAAASRPPKKPTFWSRLGSAFAMFRNGKSIAGLSILGFFVLVAIFADVLAPYSPTKVDNTARFQPPSAAHWLGTTHIGEDVLSQVIHGTRGVIVVGFLAAIIATVIAVVVGVMSGYLRGWRSEGLSALTNVFLVIPGIPLIIIVASMFDDPPLILIAGVLGLIGWAWGARVLRAQTMSLRSRDFVQAARANGEPLHRIITVEMLPNLMALIAASFVGTVTAAIIGLTTLSYIGIIPVTTYNWGTILNWASAQGAFRQGQWWWFMPPGLCIAAIGVALSLINFGIDEYVNPRLRSAGERARALKKKGMNVNDTVTAVRTEPATSRQEKQ, from the coding sequence ATGGACACCATCGTCAACGACACCACGTCGCAGCGGTCCGCGAACGCCCCCGCGACCGCGACCGTCCGCACCCCGGGAACCGCCGCCGCGAGTCGCCCGCCCAAGAAGCCGACCTTCTGGTCCAGGCTGGGCTCGGCCTTCGCGATGTTCCGCAACGGCAAATCGATCGCCGGCCTGTCGATCCTGGGCTTCTTCGTCCTCGTCGCGATCTTCGCGGACGTGCTGGCCCCGTACTCGCCGACGAAGGTCGACAACACGGCGCGGTTCCAGCCGCCCTCGGCGGCGCACTGGCTCGGCACGACCCACATCGGCGAAGACGTGCTGAGCCAGGTCATCCACGGCACGCGCGGCGTCATCGTGGTCGGCTTCCTGGCCGCGATCATCGCGACCGTGATCGCGGTCGTGGTCGGTGTCATGTCGGGCTACCTGCGCGGGTGGCGCAGCGAGGGCCTGTCCGCACTCACGAACGTGTTCCTCGTCATCCCCGGCATCCCGCTGATCATCATCGTGGCGTCGATGTTCGACGACCCGCCGCTCATCCTCATCGCGGGAGTCCTCGGTCTCATCGGATGGGCGTGGGGTGCGAGGGTGCTGCGGGCACAGACGATGTCGCTGCGCAGTCGCGACTTCGTGCAGGCGGCGCGAGCCAACGGCGAGCCGCTGCACCGCATCATCACGGTCGAGATGCTGCCGAACCTCATGGCGCTCATCGCCGCGAGCTTCGTGGGAACGGTGACCGCCGCGATCATCGGGCTCACGACGCTGTCGTACATCGGCATCATCCCCGTCACGACCTACAACTGGGGCACGATCCTCAACTGGGCGAGCGCGCAGGGCGCGTTCCGCCAGGGGCAGTGGTGGTGGTTCATGCCTCCCGGCCTCTGCATCGCCGCGATCGGCGTCGCCCTCTCGCTCATCAACTTCGGCATCGACGAGTACGTCAACCCCCGTCTGCGCTCGGCCGGCGAGCGCGCCCGAGCCCTCAAGAAGAAGGGCATGAACGTCAACGACACCGTCACGGCCGTTCGCACCGAGCCCGCGACATCTCGACAGGAGAAGCAGTGA
- a CDS encoding glycoside hydrolase family 3 N-terminal domain-containing protein produces the protein MTNAPYLDPALPVEARIADLLARMTREEKVGQMLQLDAREDLDDQILRMHAGSILHASPARVLRARDLTLRTRLQIPLLVGEDCIHGHAFWEGGTVFPTQLGMAATWDAALVEQVARATAAEVSATGIHWTFSPVLCIARDLRWGRIDETFGEDPYLIGELASAMVRGYQGGGLDDPDAILATAKHFAGYSETQGGRDASEADISRRKLRSWFLPPFERVAREGCRTFMLGYQTTDGVPITVNDWLLNDVLRGEWGYTGTLITDWDNVGRMVWEQKVQPDYAHAAAAAVKAGNDMVMTTPGFFPGAIEAIERGLMAEADLDRAVSRILRLKFEFGLFENPRLPDAERIETVIGSAAHVALNLETARRSLVLLRNDGTLPLVTDEGPRRVAVVGPLADDAQTQLGDWAGSSGQVDWLPDGQPRALITTVLDGLRAHAPSTWEVTHAQGAGILTLKADPEGEFFPDGQPRPQVVVPAAPDAALIAEAVAAAEAADYVVAVVGDRVELVGEGRSTATLELLGGQQALLEALAATGKPVIVVLLASKPLVLPASVTDAAALVWTANPGMEGGRAIAELLLGLIEPSGRLPISFARHVGQQPTYYNQLRGQHGTRYADLTQSPAHAFGEGLSYTTVEYSDLRIQASDLDETDTVRATVTLRNTGSRPAREVVQAYVRDTVTSVSWADRELKGFTVVDVEQGAEATVELAIPVSDCTIVDAGGRRIVEAGEFELLVGPSSREGALLSARFSVSARAAERTVELVTGAALTP, from the coding sequence GTGACCAACGCCCCCTACCTCGACCCCGCTCTCCCGGTCGAGGCGCGGATCGCCGATCTGCTGGCCCGCATGACCCGCGAGGAGAAGGTCGGGCAGATGCTGCAGCTCGACGCCCGCGAGGACCTCGACGACCAGATCCTGCGGATGCACGCCGGATCGATCCTGCATGCCTCGCCCGCGCGCGTCCTGCGCGCCCGGGACCTGACGCTCCGCACGCGCCTGCAGATCCCGCTGCTCGTCGGCGAGGACTGCATCCACGGTCACGCGTTCTGGGAGGGCGGCACCGTCTTCCCGACGCAGCTGGGCATGGCGGCGACGTGGGATGCCGCGCTCGTCGAGCAGGTGGCGAGGGCGACCGCCGCCGAGGTGTCGGCGACCGGCATCCACTGGACCTTCTCGCCGGTGCTGTGCATCGCGCGCGACCTGCGCTGGGGCCGCATCGACGAGACCTTCGGCGAGGACCCGTACCTGATCGGCGAGCTCGCCTCCGCGATGGTGCGCGGCTATCAGGGCGGCGGACTCGACGACCCCGACGCGATCCTCGCGACAGCCAAGCACTTCGCGGGCTACTCCGAGACCCAGGGGGGCCGCGACGCGAGCGAGGCCGACATCTCGCGCCGGAAGCTCCGCTCGTGGTTCCTGCCGCCGTTCGAGCGCGTCGCCCGTGAGGGATGCCGCACCTTCATGCTCGGGTACCAGACCACCGACGGCGTGCCGATCACGGTCAACGACTGGCTGCTCAACGACGTGCTCCGCGGCGAGTGGGGCTACACCGGCACGCTCATCACGGACTGGGACAACGTCGGCCGCATGGTGTGGGAGCAGAAGGTCCAGCCCGACTACGCCCATGCCGCCGCCGCGGCGGTCAAGGCCGGCAACGACATGGTCATGACCACGCCGGGCTTCTTCCCGGGCGCGATCGAGGCGATCGAGCGGGGGCTGATGGCCGAGGCCGATCTGGATCGCGCCGTGTCGCGCATCCTCCGTCTGAAGTTCGAGTTCGGCCTGTTCGAGAACCCTCGCCTTCCCGACGCGGAGCGCATCGAGACGGTGATCGGCAGCGCCGCGCACGTCGCCCTCAACCTCGAGACCGCGCGCCGCTCGCTCGTGCTCCTCCGCAACGACGGCACGCTCCCCCTCGTCACCGACGAAGGGCCGCGCCGCGTCGCGGTGGTCGGGCCGCTCGCCGATGACGCGCAGACGCAGCTCGGCGACTGGGCCGGTTCATCGGGCCAGGTCGACTGGCTGCCCGACGGGCAGCCCCGCGCGCTCATCACGACGGTGCTCGACGGATTGCGCGCGCACGCACCGTCGACGTGGGAGGTGACGCACGCGCAGGGTGCCGGCATCCTGACCCTGAAGGCCGACCCCGAGGGCGAGTTCTTCCCGGACGGACAGCCGCGCCCGCAGGTCGTCGTCCCCGCCGCGCCCGATGCCGCGCTGATCGCCGAAGCGGTCGCCGCCGCCGAAGCAGCCGATTACGTCGTCGCCGTCGTGGGCGACCGCGTCGAGCTCGTCGGAGAGGGCCGCTCGACGGCGACCCTCGAGCTGCTCGGAGGCCAGCAGGCGCTCCTCGAGGCCCTCGCCGCGACCGGCAAGCCCGTGATCGTCGTCCTGCTCGCGTCGAAGCCCCTCGTGCTGCCCGCTTCGGTGACGGATGCCGCGGCCCTGGTCTGGACCGCGAACCCCGGCATGGAAGGCGGCCGGGCCATCGCCGAGCTGCTGCTCGGGCTCATCGAGCCCTCCGGACGGCTGCCCATCTCGTTCGCCCGCCACGTCGGCCAGCAGCCGACGTACTACAACCAGCTGCGCGGCCAGCACGGCACGCGCTATGCGGACCTCACGCAGAGCCCCGCCCATGCGTTCGGAGAGGGGCTCTCCTACACGACCGTGGAGTACTCCGACCTGCGCATCCAGGCGAGCGACCTGGACGAGACGGACACGGTCCGCGCCACGGTCACGCTGCGCAACACCGGGTCCCGCCCGGCGCGCGAGGTCGTTCAGGCCTACGTGCGCGACACCGTCACGTCGGTCAGCTGGGCCGACAGAGAACTCAAGGGGTTCACCGTCGTCGACGTCGAGCAGGGCGCCGAGGCGACGGTCGAGCTCGCGATCCCCGTCAGCGACTGCACGATCGTGGATGCCGGTGGCCGCCGCATCGTCGAGGCCGGCGAGTTCGAACTGCTGGTGGGTCCGTCCTCACGCGAGGGCGCCCTCCTCAGCGCGCGCTTCTCGGTGTCGGCCCGAGCGGCCGAGCGCACGGTCGAGCTGGTGACCGGGGCCGCGCTCACCCCTTGA
- a CDS encoding DUF3027 domain-containing protein has protein sequence MNSTPEPADAPAEAMPEEVVVDETDAATPAPVVDPDPALLESHDLALAALREITPAATIGDPAGYRLEPDGVVSLSFENLLAGYPGWFWTVSLARVEGEQPTVLEVELMPGDDALLAPDWVPWAVRLADYQAAQIALSESPHASDDESDEDDSDEDDEDLDDVDDLDAADFDDDGSPILHAGDLDGVDIDELDDSADDDEDDDSDEDDDSDEDESDDDDESEDDEDDSDDEDESDEDDDAEE, from the coding sequence ATGAACTCGACGCCTGAGCCGGCCGACGCTCCCGCCGAGGCGATGCCCGAAGAGGTCGTCGTCGACGAGACGGATGCCGCCACCCCGGCGCCCGTCGTCGATCCCGACCCCGCGCTGCTCGAGTCCCACGACCTCGCGCTCGCCGCGCTGCGGGAGATCACGCCCGCGGCGACCATCGGCGACCCCGCGGGATACCGCCTCGAGCCGGACGGTGTCGTGTCGCTGAGCTTCGAGAACCTGCTCGCGGGATACCCCGGGTGGTTCTGGACGGTCAGCCTGGCACGCGTCGAAGGCGAACAGCCCACCGTGCTCGAAGTCGAGCTGATGCCCGGCGACGACGCGCTGCTCGCGCCCGACTGGGTGCCGTGGGCTGTGCGGCTCGCCGACTACCAGGCCGCGCAGATCGCACTCTCCGAGTCGCCGCACGCGTCGGACGATGAGTCCGACGAGGACGATTCCGACGAGGACGACGAGGATCTCGACGACGTCGACGACCTGGACGCCGCCGACTTCGACGACGACGGGTCTCCGATCCTGCACGCCGGCGATCTGGACGGCGTCGACATCGACGAGCTCGACGACTCGGCAGACGACGACGAGGACGACGACTCCGACGAGGACGACGACTCCGACGAGGACGAGTCCGACGACGATGACGAGTCCGAGGACGACGAGGACGACTCCGACGACGAGGACGAATCCGACGAGGACGACGACGCGGAGGAGTGA
- a CDS encoding cold-shock protein translates to MPTGKVRFYDEEKGFGFVTTDDGQDVFLHATALPAGTPAPKAGTRLEFGVADGKRGLQALSVRVLEAPVSLAKRSRKPADDMAIIVEDLVKLLDGIGGDLRHGRYPAGAHAKKVAAVLRKVADELDA, encoded by the coding sequence ATGCCCACCGGCAAGGTCAGGTTCTACGACGAGGAGAAGGGGTTCGGCTTCGTCACCACCGACGACGGCCAGGACGTCTTCCTGCACGCCACGGCCCTGCCCGCGGGCACCCCTGCGCCCAAGGCCGGCACGCGGCTCGAGTTCGGCGTCGCCGACGGCAAGCGCGGACTCCAGGCGCTGTCGGTCCGCGTCCTCGAGGCGCCGGTGAGCCTGGCCAAGCGTTCGCGCAAGCCCGCGGACGACATGGCGATCATCGTCGAGGACCTCGTGAAGCTGCTCGACGGGATCGGCGGCGACCTGCGTCACGGCCGCTACCCCGCCGGCGCCCACGCCAAGAAGGTCGCGGCCGTGCTGCGCAAGGTGGCGGATGAACTCGACGCCTGA
- a CDS encoding multidrug ABC transporter ATPase, with translation MSTNTPGEDVPVRRIDRILAFMSLGLLVLSILSFFAIMIASSSGADMASGIWPLVGVLVYVAPIIAFAMMLAVLIMSFVRRSRANRGG, from the coding sequence ATGAGCACGAACACCCCGGGCGAGGACGTCCCCGTCCGCCGGATCGACCGCATCCTGGCCTTCATGTCGCTGGGACTCCTCGTGCTGTCGATCCTCAGCTTCTTCGCGATCATGATCGCCTCGTCCTCCGGCGCCGATATGGCGTCGGGCATCTGGCCGCTGGTGGGAGTGCTGGTCTACGTCGCGCCGATCATCGCCTTCGCGATGATGCTCGCCGTCCTCATCATGAGCTTCGTGCGGAGGTCACGAGCCAACCGAGGAGGCTGA
- a CDS encoding helicase-associated domain-containing protein — protein MVSDERALATWLAGRDDTDVAATLAARGISASAAWNDFFDAAEALLDPASVDRALVRLPRAALAALSAGAAAPHPALTDLALTDLALTDDAGRPYAPIAERVAALRSTHPDAFGAVDPAPSRVPADDRAAAAAAERAFTTAGSLADVLLAGLHVPFARTGAGSVTAADRKRLTEAGAIRDDDDLEDLLAAASAAGLAVPAERTWLVTDAGEKWLAAPTTERWARIAEGFRSSLPAGLRAPDGGVLDPATWESAYPLDPEWPDRVARYRRIGRQWGLLAADPAEFAWTTALREGAPADPTGLAAHLPAEIDRVYLQADLTAIAPGPLAPALDLRLRGVAARESRAQASTYRFTAESLGAGMTEGETAESISAFLSTLSLTGIPQPLAYLIESTAARHGLVRVGLDAATGRTRIETADASLRDTIAVDQALRPLGLLPDADGLVSRAPRDAVYWSLADARYPVVALDDDGTPELVRRRAGTAVPPPPPTPSQTYARLIATLRGGHGTDGEEGWLGRELEQAVRARSEIVVVVRMPDGSERAFTLEASGLGGGRLRGRDRAADIERTLPVSSIISVRPA, from the coding sequence GTGGTCTCCGACGAGCGCGCGCTCGCGACCTGGCTCGCCGGTCGCGACGACACCGACGTGGCCGCGACGCTCGCGGCCCGCGGGATCTCTGCGTCCGCCGCCTGGAACGACTTCTTCGACGCCGCCGAGGCCCTGCTCGATCCGGCATCCGTCGACCGCGCACTCGTGAGGCTCCCCCGCGCCGCGCTCGCCGCGCTGTCCGCCGGTGCGGCCGCACCGCACCCCGCCCTCACGGATCTCGCCCTGACGGATCTCGCCCTCACGGATGACGCCGGGCGCCCGTACGCGCCGATCGCCGAGCGGGTGGCCGCGCTCCGGTCGACCCACCCCGACGCGTTCGGCGCCGTCGACCCGGCTCCGTCGCGCGTGCCGGCCGACGACCGCGCTGCGGCGGCAGCGGCGGAGCGCGCCTTCACGACTGCCGGTTCGCTGGCCGACGTGCTGCTGGCCGGCCTCCACGTGCCGTTCGCGCGCACGGGCGCGGGCTCGGTCACCGCAGCCGATCGCAAGCGTCTCACCGAAGCGGGCGCGATCCGCGACGACGACGATCTCGAAGATCTCCTCGCCGCGGCGAGCGCCGCGGGTCTGGCGGTGCCGGCCGAGCGGACGTGGCTGGTGACGGATGCCGGGGAGAAGTGGCTCGCCGCGCCGACGACCGAGCGCTGGGCGCGCATCGCCGAAGGCTTCCGCAGCTCGCTCCCCGCGGGCCTGCGCGCTCCGGACGGGGGCGTCCTCGATCCCGCGACGTGGGAGAGCGCGTATCCGCTCGACCCGGAGTGGCCCGACCGGGTGGCGCGCTACCGCCGCATCGGCCGGCAATGGGGCCTGCTCGCCGCTGATCCTGCCGAGTTCGCGTGGACGACGGCCCTGCGCGAGGGCGCACCGGCCGATCCGACGGGGCTCGCCGCGCATCTCCCGGCCGAGATCGATCGCGTCTACCTCCAGGCCGACCTGACGGCGATCGCGCCAGGCCCGCTGGCACCGGCGCTCGACCTCCGCCTCCGGGGCGTCGCCGCGCGAGAGTCCCGCGCTCAGGCGTCCACCTACCGGTTCACCGCCGAGTCGCTGGGTGCCGGCATGACCGAGGGCGAGACCGCGGAGTCGATCAGCGCCTTCCTGTCGACCCTGTCGCTGACCGGCATCCCGCAGCCCCTCGCCTACCTCATCGAGAGCACCGCCGCCCGCCACGGGCTGGTGCGGGTCGGTCTGGACGCCGCCACCGGCCGGACCCGCATCGAGACGGCTGACGCCTCGCTGCGCGACACCATCGCGGTCGATCAGGCGCTGCGACCCCTGGGCCTCCTGCCCGACGCCGACGGCCTCGTCTCACGCGCCCCCCGCGACGCCGTCTACTGGTCCCTCGCCGACGCGCGCTATCCCGTCGTCGCGCTCGACGACGACGGAACCCCCGAACTCGTGCGACGCCGGGCGGGCACCGCGGTCCCCCCTCCGCCACCGACTCCGTCGCAGACGTACGCGCGCCTCATCGCAACGCTCCGCGGCGGCCACGGCACCGACGGCGAGGAGGGCTGGCTCGGTCGCGAACTCGAGCAGGCGGTGCGCGCGCGGAGCGAGATCGTCGTGGTGGTGCGGATGCCGGACGGCTCCGAGCGCGCGTTCACCCTCGAAGCATCCGGACTCGGCGGCGGGCGGCTGCGGGGGCGCGACCGCGCTGCCGACATCGAGCGGACCCTGCCGGTGTCGAGCATCATCTCGGTCCGGCCGGCCTGA
- a CDS encoding DNA repair helicase XPB, with protein MADGPLIVQSDRTVLLEVAHPDAESARHELAIFAELERAPEHIHTYRITRLGLWNARAAGHDAADMLATLDRWSRFPVPPSVSIDIAETVGRYGRLVIERTPVAEDGSGGELVLRSTDAAVLAEVSKNKRIQPLLIGRPSPDTFVVDAWARGHIKQELLKIGWPAEDLAGYTPGTPHPIDLAEDGWHLRPYQRQAVDIFSDGGSGVVVLPCGAGKTLVGAGAMAATRTTTLILVTNTVSARQWRDELLKRTSLTPEEIGEYSGQVKEVKPVTIATYQILTAKRKGQYAHLALLDALDWGLIVYDEVHLLPAPVFKLTADLQARRRLGLTATLVREDGREGDVFSLIGPKRFDAPWKEIEAQGFISPAVCYEVRVDLPAGDRLEYAAAADDERYRLAATAPAKIGVVRRLVERHAGERILVIGQYLDQIDVLAEALGAPKITGATPVDEREELYQAFRVGEISLLVVSKVANFSIDLPEASVAIQVSGSFGSRQEEAQRLGRLLRPKESGRTASFYTLIARDTVDQDFAQNRQRFLAEQGYAYTILDADGIAA; from the coding sequence ATGGCTGACGGCCCCCTCATCGTCCAGAGCGATCGCACCGTGCTGCTCGAAGTCGCCCACCCTGATGCGGAGAGCGCGCGCCACGAGCTCGCCATCTTCGCCGAGCTGGAGCGCGCCCCCGAGCACATCCACACGTACCGCATCACGCGGCTCGGGCTGTGGAACGCCCGCGCGGCGGGCCATGACGCCGCCGATATGCTCGCGACGCTCGACCGCTGGTCGCGCTTCCCCGTGCCGCCGTCGGTGTCGATCGACATCGCCGAGACCGTCGGCCGCTACGGCCGCCTCGTGATCGAGCGCACGCCCGTCGCCGAGGACGGCTCGGGGGGCGAGCTGGTGCTGCGGTCGACGGATGCCGCGGTCCTGGCCGAGGTCTCGAAGAACAAGCGCATCCAGCCCCTGCTCATCGGGCGTCCCTCCCCCGACACGTTCGTCGTCGATGCATGGGCGCGCGGGCACATCAAGCAGGAGCTGCTGAAGATCGGCTGGCCCGCGGAGGATCTCGCCGGATACACGCCGGGGACGCCGCATCCGATCGATCTCGCGGAGGACGGGTGGCATCTGCGCCCGTACCAGCGGCAGGCGGTCGACATCTTCAGCGACGGCGGGTCCGGCGTCGTCGTGCTCCCCTGCGGTGCCGGCAAGACGCTCGTCGGCGCGGGTGCGATGGCGGCGACCCGCACGACGACGCTGATCCTCGTGACGAACACGGTCAGCGCCCGGCAGTGGCGTGACGAGCTGCTCAAGCGCACCTCGCTCACTCCGGAGGAGATCGGCGAGTACTCCGGCCAGGTCAAGGAGGTCAAGCCGGTCACGATCGCGACCTACCAGATCCTCACCGCCAAGCGGAAAGGCCAGTACGCGCACCTCGCGCTGCTGGACGCGCTCGACTGGGGCCTCATCGTCTACGACGAGGTGCACCTGCTCCCGGCACCCGTGTTCAAGCTCACTGCGGACCTGCAGGCGCGTCGGCGTCTCGGGCTGACGGCCACCCTGGTGCGCGAGGACGGTCGCGAAGGCGACGTCTTCAGCCTCATCGGACCCAAGCGGTTCGACGCCCCGTGGAAGGAGATCGAGGCCCAGGGCTTCATCTCCCCCGCCGTCTGCTACGAGGTGCGCGTCGACCTCCCGGCCGGCGATCGGCTCGAGTACGCCGCTGCAGCCGACGACGAGCGCTACCGGCTCGCCGCGACCGCTCCGGCCAAGATCGGCGTCGTGCGCCGGCTGGTCGAGCGCCACGCCGGCGAGCGGATCCTCGTCATCGGCCAGTACCTCGACCAGATCGACGTGCTCGCCGAGGCGCTGGGGGCGCCGAAGATCACCGGTGCGACTCCGGTCGATGAGCGGGAAGAGCTCTACCAGGCGTTCCGCGTCGGAGAGATCTCGCTCCTGGTCGTGTCGAAGGTGGCCAACTTCTCGATCGACCTGCCCGAGGCATCCGTCGCCATTCAGGTGTCGGGTTCGTTCGGCTCGCGCCAGGAGGAGGCGCAGCGGCTCGGACGCCTGCTGCGGCCGAAGGAGTCCGGCCGCACCGCGAGCTTCTACACCCTCATCGCGCGCGACACCGTCGACCAGGACTTCGCGCAGAACCGGCAGCGCTTCCTCGCCGAGCAGGGCTACGCGTACACGATCCTCGACGCCGACGGCATCGCCGCCTGA